The window GATCTGGCGGGCAGAGCTGGCGTCCCAGGCGTTGGGCAGGATCAGCGGGTCACCGGGCCGGTGCAGCGTGCGCAGCGCCGCCGCCCGGGCGGCGAGATCGTCGGTCATACGCCGATTCTCGGCGGACCGGCGCCCGGGACGCAGCCCCGATTCCGTGTCGATGGACCTTGCCGCTTCCGCCGCCGGCGGCGCACGGGCGACGCGGTTTGTCGTCGGGGAACACCCTCTGTGACCATAAGGGCGGAGCGTGAGGAGGCATGGGCGTGTCGCAGGGGAACAGCGATGTCACCGCCGGGCGGGCGTCCGAGGCGTGCGGGGCGGTCGACGGGTCCTTCGCCCCCGGCCAGGCCACGGCGTGCACGGTCCGCGAGGTGCTCGACCGGGTGGGCGGCAAGTGGAGCATCGGCATCCTCGTGGCCGCCGCCCAGGGCCCGGTGCGCTTCACGGAGCTGGAACGCCGCGTGGAGGGGATCAGCCGGCGGATGCTCACCCTCACCCTGCGCAACCTCGAGCGCGACGGGCTGCTGCACCGGAAGGTCCATCCGACCGTCCCGCCGAAGGTGGAGTACACCGCCACCCCGATCGCGCTTGAACTCCACGAGTCGCTGGTGGCCCTGACCCACTGGGCGGAACGGCACCGCAGCGCGATCGCCGACGCCCGGGCCAGGTACGACCGGGCGCACGGCGGGGACCTCCCGCCCGTTCCGGAGGGGTAAACCTCGGCCGCGTGTGGGGAACGCCACGCCCTCCATCTGACCGATCGGTCAGGGTCTGACCGATCGGTCAGGCATGCTGGTCGGGGAGGTGGGCCGGCATGGCGCGGATGGTTCCGGAGACGCACGACGAGATCCTTTCGGCGGCGGCCCGACGCTTCGCGACGACCGGCTACCGGGGCACCTCGTTGCAGGACATCGCCCGCGAGGTGGGCTGCTCCAAGGCGGCGGTGCTCTACCACTTCGCCAACAAGGAGGCCATCCTCACCGAGCTGATGGCCCCGGCGATCGACGTCCTCCAGGCGCTCGACGAGCGGATCCGCGCACATCGCGGCGCGGACGCCCAACGGGTCGCCGCCGAGGGCTTCGTCGACCTCGCGGTCCGTTTCCGCCGCGAGATCGCCCTGCTCCGGGGCGAGTTCCC is drawn from Micromonospora sp. NBC_01740 and contains these coding sequences:
- a CDS encoding winged helix-turn-helix transcriptional regulator translates to MSQGNSDVTAGRASEACGAVDGSFAPGQATACTVREVLDRVGGKWSIGILVAAAQGPVRFTELERRVEGISRRMLTLTLRNLERDGLLHRKVHPTVPPKVEYTATPIALELHESLVALTHWAERHRSAIADARARYDRAHGGDLPPVPEG
- a CDS encoding TetR/AcrR family transcriptional regulator: MARMVPETHDEILSAAARRFATTGYRGTSLQDIAREVGCSKAAVLYHFANKEAILTELMAPAIDVLQALDERIRAHRGADAQRVAAEGFVDLAVRFRREIALLRGEFPELLKQPAFAHIQRMSERLVDALAGHPERPSARIVALVLLAGISETCGEFADVPDEELRAALLALARRALEPVD